In Granulicella mallensis MP5ACTX8, the sequence TGCCACGCTTGGTGTCCACTTCCATCAGCATGTAGGCATTGGGGTCATAACGGGTAGCAGCCATGATGTAGTGCCGTGGCCCATACAGGCGGGAGAAATCGACCCACTTATGCTGGTGGCCGGAGACGACCAGTTGAATCGTGTCTTCGTACTTGCGCAGAAGAGGATGAAGACCGTAGTCGGCAAACTCGACCGGAACATCCTGAATCAGCGGGTAGTGAATAAAGACGAAGGTAGGCTTGTGCTGCTGAAGCTGCGCCTCAAACCAATGGAGCTGCTCTTCCCCGAGTGATCCGACGTTGGGATTGAAGTCCGAAGAAGTATGGTCCTGGGTGCTGCCAAGGAAGTTATTCAGGTGAATAAATTTGTAGCCCTTGTAGTCCAGCACGGAGTAAGGCTTCGCCTTGAACTTCGCCTCAAAGAGGCGGTGGCTCATCTCCCGCGAGACATGGCGCACATCGTAGTCGTGGTTGCCAAAGCCAAGGTGCACCGGCATCTTGAAGCCATCGGTAATCACCTTGGCATTGTCGAGGCGGGTGGTGTTCTTGAAGTAGAAGTCGTAATCGGTAGAAGGATAGTTATGGAAGTAATCGCCGATCAGAAAGACCTGCTCGATCGCAGGATTGAGCGAGTTGATCAGATCGCGTGCGGAGATCAGGCGAGGAGTCGTAACAAGAATGCTCTCGTTATCTTCCACTCCGTTCTCGCTGCCTTTGACATAGAAGTCGTCGATGATGTGAGTGTCGGCAACCAGAGCAAAGTAGAACTTATCGGGTGAAGCCCCGGCCCGGGCCTGCTCAGCCCAGAGTTTCTGGGTGAGCAGGCTGCCGAGCGACGCGGCTCCAAGGGTAGTAAATTGTCTACGATCCATCGTGAGACGTCCCTTCTGTTTCTTAGAAGATGATCTTGCCAGCGAATTGCAGGATGCGTGCCGGGAAGACCGTAGATGAGGTAGCGAGGCCGAAGGCGCTGTTGCCGAAGGTCTCGTTAGCCGGTCCCTCGTAGTTGACCTTGTTCAGGACGTTGAAGGCCTCGGTGCGGAAGTCGAACTTGATGTTCTCGCGGGGGAAGACATCGAACTGCTTATGCAGGCCGAGGTCGAGTTGGTAGAAGGGATCCAGGCGTGCGCTGTTGCGACCCGCGTTGCCGTAGGGCTGGTTGAAGGCCGGCAGGCTGAAGGACGCGGGATTCAACAGCGAGTACGAGGTGCTCGTCTTCACGCGCTTGCTCTTGGGAAGGACTGCCGGACCGGTCTGGTTGGGGCGTTGTGTGAGGATCGAGCTGACCGATTGCACACCCGTTGGAGAGTAGGAGATGTTGAACGGCTGACCGCTGTTCATATCGTTGATGGCGGTAACCTGCCAGCCGCCGAGAACCTGCTGGACGACAGCCGGAGCGTTGCCCCCGAAGGTGCGGCCCTTGCCGTAGGGCAGGTCGTAGACGATGGAGAGCGTGTCGTTGAGAGGCTGGTTGTAGCCGGAAGGACCACGATCGTTACGCGGATTGGCTAGGTTGATGCGCGCGCTGTCACCGTTGTTGGCCTCGAGGTTTCCGCCGGAGTTATCGATCGCCTGCGAGTAGGTGAAGGAGTTCAACAGGTAGAGGCCATGCCCGGAGCGATGCTCGAGCTTGGTCTGCAGGGCGTTGTAGGTGAGGAAGCCAGCGGGGATCGTCTCCTCGATGGTGTAGAAGGACTGGATGGGACGGCGAGCAGCGAGGTTTCCGCAACCAGAGGTGATGGTGGTGGAGCAGGTGGCCGAAGGGGTTGCGGGGTTGGCTTGGTTCAGATCAGCGAGTGTCTGGATCTTGACGCCATGCTCACCGACGTAGGCGACCTCGAAGGTGGTGGAAGGACCGAGTTCACGCTGTACGGTCAGGTGGTAGCTCTGCACGTAGCCGGTGGGTAGGTTCGGGGGAAGGTAACGGACTTCGGTGTTCTTGTAGCTGGCGGCCGTGACGTTTGCAGGGCTGGACATTCCAGTGGTGTAACCCTGAGCGCTGGTCCGGAAGCAGGGGGTGGGGTTGGTCGAGCTGTAGGGAAGAGCTGCCTGAGCGGTGGTGCAAGGGGCGAGCGGAGCAGAAGAGCCTGAGGTAGCCAGGTTGCCGAACTCCGGCGCCTGGGTGAGGACCGTGTCGACGACGAAGGGAGCGTTATAGACAAGCACGTTCTCTCCGCCTTGGCGATTGAACTGAAGGAAGCCGATGCCATAGCCGGCGCGGACAACGGTTTTGGAATCGATCTGGTAAGCAAGTCCAAGACGCGGAGCGAAGTCGAGTTTGGGCATGTGAACGAGAGCACGGTTGTAGATGGAACCATTGGAGGCGTTCACCATCGAAACGGTGCCGGGATCGAAGTTGGAGAGGTGGTTGCTTGACTCCCACTGCGGAGTGACGAGCTCATAGCGCAGACCGGCGTTGATGGTCAGCTTCGAGGAGAAACGGATGTCATCCTGGAAGTAGAAGAAGTGGAAGCGCTGGTTGATGTAGGCGAGGGTGTTGTTGTCTAGCTGGTAGGTGTCGCGAGCGCCGAAGAGGAAGTCTGAGAGTGCGACGCCTTCCTTGCTACCGGTGTCGAAGCCGCTTGGCGATGATGTTGTTCCGGTGGTGACGCCGGGGTGTGCGGCGGAGATATATCCATTGGCGCTGAAGTACTCGTTGTAGGTGTCTTCGCCGTAGGCCGGGTTGAAGTCGGAGTCCGTGGTGAAGTCGGCGACGTACTCGTAGCCTGCCTTATAGGTGCTGCGACCCTTGATCCAGGTGTAGTTGATCTTTGGATTGTAGGTGTAGGGATCCTGGAACTGGGGGTTGGAGCTAAGGCTTCCGAACTGTGAGAAGTTTTGGACTGACTGCGCGTTGAGGCTGGTGACCGCCGGGCCGCTGGTCGGCAGGCCGGCGATACCGCTCTCGAGGCTGGCGAGGCTGTGGCCGTAGGGGCTCTTACCGCCATCGGTGCGAGTGAAGGCAAAACGCGCATCCAAAATGGAGTTCGGGGTGAAGGCGTGCGTCACACCACCCGCCACCTGCTGGTTGAAGATATAGACGAAGCCGTTCGAGTTACCACCAGCTGGGCCCTGGATGTTGGGCGGGCTGAAAATGTTGCCCTGGTGCTCGCTGTAGCGGGCGAACATGGTCGTCTTCGGGCTGATGGTATAGTCAACGCGGATATCGCCCTTATCGTCGTTAAGGGTATCGGCGGGCAGCGAGATGTAGTTATTGGACACGATGCCGGAGAGGTTAGGCGCAGGCAGCGCGGCGAGAACGCCCTTGGCGAAGCTGGAGACGGTTGGGTCGCTGAAGGGGACGACGCCGTTGGTGTAGACCTGGCCGGTGATCGGGTTTTTGATCTGGACGGGAGTGTTGGCGGCGATACCGAGGGTGGAGCTTGCGGTCGTCAGGAAGGTATAACCGCCGTTGGCGATGGCTTGGGCGCTGGTGCCGTTCTGGTCAGCGTCGGGCACGGTGGCGGTGTTGATCGCGTGAACGACCTGGCGGGTACCTTCGTAGTCGCCGAAGAAGAAGAGCTTATCCTTGAAGATGGGTCCGCCGAAGGTTCCACCGAACTGGTTGCGCTGTAGAGTCGGCTTCTGGCTCTTGCCTGTGAGGGGATTGATAGGAGCACTGAACGGCCCGATGGCGTTTAGCGCGGTGTTGCGGAGGTAGTCATATGCGGCGCCGTGGAAGTGGTTGGTACCGCTCTTGATCGACACGTTGATGACGGCGCCGGGAGCGCGGCCGAACTCGGCTGAGTAGTTATCGGTCTGGACCTTGAACTCGTCGATGGCATCTGGGGAGGGCGGGAGGGCTTGGTTGGAGAAGCCCTGGTTGGAGGTTCCGTAGGAGTTGTTGTCGAGACCGTCGAGCAGGAAGTTATTCTGCTCGCTGCGCATGCCGTTTACGTTGAAGCTGGCATCACGGCTGGAGTCGGTGCCGTTTTCGAGGAGGCTGCGGCGAACGCCGGGGACCAGGGCGGCAAGGTCGGCATACGCGCGGCCGTTGAGCGGGAGGTTCTGGACCTCGCGGGTGCCGATGACCTGTCCACGTTCGCTCGAGTCAGTCTCGAGCAGCACGGCAGCGGAATCGACGGTAACGGTCTCGCTGGTGGAGCCGATGGTAAGGGCCAGGTCAACGCGTTGGCGGGCGTTAACGGTAACGGTGAAGGGCTGTGTCGTGCTGACATCAAAACCATTCGCTTGCGCGGTGACCAGATATTGGCCGATCTTGACGTCGACAAATTCGTAAGAGCCCTGAGCGCTGGTCTGTGCCTTAACCACGGCCTTGGTCTCCTGATTGATAAGGGAGACGCTTGCACCGGGAACGACGGCACCCGAGCCGTCACGCACATATCCCAGAACCGAAGCAGTTTCAAACTGCGCAAACATCGGTGCGGAGCTCAAGACAAGACAAGCCATTACTACTAATAAAAAAAGACGCTTCACCGTTCTCTCCAATAATTGCGTGTCTGTGTTTCAATTACGTGAATAGGCTTCTGAAAGAGTCCCTGGAAACGGCCCACGCAGAAAATACAGATGGCCCGATCATGGCCCGCTCTACACAATTCCAAAAGGGTGTTTTACGTGGAAAACGGCTTATGCCCTGTGCACACACCCCGCTTCACCCCTCTGTGATTCAAGAAGAAAATGTACGCTGGATTTTAGCGCATTCACAAACATTTCATATTTGAGCGCTATGCTTCTTCTATGCCCGATGATCGTGAATGGTCCTACGGAAAGAGGTCGGGTACCCCTCGTGTCATGGGGAAGGTAACTTCCGGTTCGTCCGGCGATACAGCAGTACTAGTTGAAGAGCCTCAACCTAACGATCCGAGAAATCTTTCGGAACGACCGGAGTGGAAGCTGGCCTGCAGGGTCGCGGCCAGTAAAGGATTATCGAAATCCGATCTGCTTCCGAAGTTTCTCCAATATGTCTGCGAACAACAGCTTCTGGGAAACGCTCATGAGATTACAGAGCAGCGGATCGGCACGCAGATCTTCAATCGTGCCCCTGATTACAATCCCGGCGAAGACAATATCGTCCGCAGCTATGCACGGCTGTTGCGGAAACGGCTCGATGAATACTTCGAAGGCGAAGGCCGCGATGAACCCATTCGGATCGTCATTCCCCGCGGTGGCTATGTGCCGGTCTTTCAGCAAGAGCCCGCGATCGAGTCACAGGCACCCCCTTCTTCTCTCGGCGACTCTCTCGCACCGATACAGCTTTCCGCCAAGCTCCCAGACACAGCAGAGATCCCGAAGCCAGTCGCTGCGGCTCGCAGAGTGTCTACAGGATTCGCGCTCGCTATCGGGTTGGTTGCCGGTGTTCTGCTGACCTGGACCGTACGGTTCGCCGTCCACAAGATGCAGGACACAAAGGTACTGGGACCAGCGCATCCGATCTGGGCCCAACTCTTCCAACCGAATCGGAACATGCTCATCGTTCCTTCGGATAGTGGACTCGGAGTATTGCAGAACATCACGGGGCATCTGGTCACCCTGGAAGAGTACGCGAGCGGGACCTATCTCACCGATACGAAGCCTGTGCCCATGCTTAGCGTCGGCAACATGAATGACCTGCGCCAGCAGCGCTATACCAGCGTAGTCTCTTTGAACATTACGAACACGCTGACGCAGCTCCCCGAATTTACGCCAAGCCGGACACAGATTCGTTATGCACGAAGCATTACAGCGGAAGACCTGAAACGCTCCAATGTCATTTTGCTCGGATCGGTGCACACGAATCCCTGGGTCGCTCTCTTTGAGAAAAACCTTAACTTCAAATTCGAATACACGTCCGAAGTCGACCAATCGTACGTGCTGAACGATCATCCGCTTGGCACTGAGCAGCAAAGGTACTCGAACGGCATAGGCGGAACCACCAACCGTACCTATGGTGCCATCGACTATCTGCCCAGCCTCGATGGAAAGGGCCACGTGCTGATCATCCAGGGACTCAATATGGCCGCCACCCAGGCCGCTGCGGACATCCTGTCCAACGCTGCGGAGATGAAGCCGGTTTTGAAACAGGCTCTTCTGCCGGATGGTTCACTGAAATCCTTCGAGTTCCTGGTCGAGACCAGCAGCATCGGCGCGAACGATCCTGGCGGCCATATCATCGCGACTCGCTTCTATCAGTAGCCCCATCGAGCAGCACCTCACTCATCCTCTGAAATGTCGTATTAGGCCCATCGCCGGCATTCGGCGAGAATAGGGAGATGCGCAAAAACACAGAAGATGAGGAACTGAATGCGGCCAGCTGAGATGAAGATGGAAGTCCTGGCCGGATTGACCTCAGCCCTATCGTTAGTTCCGGAGGTCGTCGGCTTCGCGCTCGTGGCCCATGTAAACCCTCTCACGGGTCTCTATGCCGCCTTCATCCTCTGTCTTGTAGCCGCCATCTGGGGTGGACGCCCGGGCATGATCTCGGGCGCGGCTGGCTCGATGGCCGTCGTTTCGGCGGGGCTGGTCGTACAACATGGGGTGGAATATTTGTTTGCCACCATCGTATTGACGGGCGTGCTGCAGATGCTCTTCGCCTGGTTCCGGCTGGGCAAACTCATCCGCATGGTGCCGCATCCGGTCATGCTGGGTTTCGTCAACGGACTCGCCATCATCATCGCCTCCGCGCAGCTACAGCACTTCCATGTGCGCGCTGCAAATGGCGCAATCACCTGGATGGCTCCTGCCATGCTCCTGACAATGCTGGCGCTGGTCGCCATCACAGCTGCGGTTACCGTACTGCTGCCGAAGCTGACCAAAGCGTTTCCGTCTGCGCTAGCGGGCATTCTCATAGCGACAGCTTGCGCGCTGGCCCTGGGAATCAAGACGCGGACCGTCGGAGACCTGGCATCGATCCGTGGCACGTTGCCATCTTTTCATCTACCGCAAGTGCCCTACACTCTCGCGACGCTACGGATCATCTTGCCCTATGCGCTGATCCTCGCGACCATCGGCCTGGTTGAAACGCTCCTGACATTAAACCTGATCGACGAGATCACGGACACACCCGGACGTCCTAACCGCGAATCGATGGCGCAAGGTGCGGGCAACCTGATCGGCGCACTGTTCGGAGGCATGGGGGGTTGCGCCATGATCGGACAAAGCATGATCAACGTGAATGCTGGCGGCCGGCGGCGTCTCTCTGGTATCGCTGCAGGCGGATTTTTGCTGTCCTTTATTCTCATTGGTTCAAAGCTGATCGAGCGTATTCCTCTGGCAGCCCTGGTCGGAGTGATGTTCGTTGTCGCAGCGGAGACCTTCAACTGGAAGAGCCTCCGCAACCTGGCCAAGGTCCCGAAGCACGACACCCTGGTGATGATCGTCGTAACCGTTGTGACCGTCTTTACGAATCTCGCGGTCGCTGTTGTCACCGGCATCGTGATTGCCGCTCTGGTCTTCGCGTGGGACCATGCACAGCAACTGGACGTGGAGATCACGGAAGCGCCCGGCAGCAAAATCTATCGACTGCGCGGCAGTCTCTTCTTTGCCTCAGCCACGCAGTTCACGCGATTCTTCACACCGAAGGATGATCCCGCCGAAGTCTATCTCGAGTTCGATCACGCTCGCATCATGGACTCTTCCGCCCTGGAGGCAATTGAAGCCCTGGCCGGGCGTTACCGCACACAGGGGAAGGTGCTACATGTACGCGGGCTCAGCGAAAATTGTGACAGGCTTCTGCGTCGCAAAGATGGAAATGTGACGCTGCTTCCGCTGGAAGAGTAGGAAACACGAGCGGGGCTTTAGCGTTAGGACTTTTGCCAATACAGGCAAATGTCCAACGCTAAAGTCCTCTCTTGATGCACGCTAACTTACCCGCGAATCGACGCCTGAATCAAGGGCGTCGAAGCCACGGAACTCTTGATCTCAGGGTTTGTGGCGATGAGTTCGATCAACGCTCGCGTCAGCTTTTCGTCCGTCTCAGAGGCGTGCCGGATCAGTACCGGAAAGCGTGCCCAGAGCTGGAACGTGCCTCCATTGAACTGCAACCGGGATTCGATCGCAGGAGAAGCAATCGATGTCTGCATCCAGTTCTCGACCACTTGGTGCTGCAGCTCAATGCTGGAACGGTAGCCGTCATAGACGGCATGCAACTCTTTCATCATGGATTCGCAGACCAGCTTGTAATTGGCCGCGTCCGTGAACTTCACAATCAGTTCATGCCAGGCATACTCCGTGCCCGGTATCTGCTTATAAAGAGGCGTGCCTGCCTGAAAGAGAACCGCATTCGAAAAGACAGCGACACGTCCTGTCGGATTCAACTCCGTCCCGCTGCCGGCCAGTTCCATCATGTAAAAGCGAACCAGCCCCACATCGATCACGTCTCCGGTCACCGACGAGATCGTAATGCGATCGCCGACCTTCACTCCATAGCGCCCAATGATGAAGAAGTAAGCGGCGACAGAGAGCAGGATCGTCTGAAGACCGACAGCAATACCGGCGGTGATGAAGCCCGCAAACGTTGCGAGTGAGTTGAACTGGGTCACAAACCCAAACAAAATAACGATGACGGAAAGAAAGCCGACAACAACCCTGCGCACAATCAGAAATTGACGGCGACGGCGGATGTCCCGAATGTACTTATTAGTGGCCCGGCTCCAGATCTCTCCGCCCCCCAGAATGAGGCCCAGCGCGATAGCAATCACCAGGATTCGAAGAAGAAGGGTGTGCAGAATGCTGAAGTACTCTTCATCCACAGAGGAGCGCCAGGCGGAGAGGTTCGCACTGCTCTGCTCCAGGACGATAATCTCCTGGCTCAAAGGAACAGCGGCCGCCGCTAAGACCTTGAACTGAGTGGTAATGGACGTGATATTAGGTTGGCCGGAGGCAGGTGGCGTGGCTGGCGGAGCTGGAGTCGAGGCAGAGGGATCGTCAGGGTCCTCCGCCTGTTGAGAGAACAGTTGTCCCTGCTTAATCAGAGTGCGAAGGATGTTCGAAACCGGCGTACGCAAGTCAAGAGCCTGCTTCTTCAAATTCGCATTCTCTTGGACCAGGTTATCGAGGGCACGCCGCGTCTCAAACAGCTCGAACAGGACGGCTCCCTGGCTGGTAACGCCCGAAGACTTGGCTGCATCGAGCGTAGTGATCTGGGGCGCAGCCGTCTTATTCTTGCTCTGCAGTTCTGGAACTGAACTCTGCAGCCGATCGATATCAGCCGCCATCCCCGAACTATTTTGAGTATCCGTGATGCCAACAATCTTCTGCAGCGCATCTTTCATGGCGGTAGCCAGATCGAGAGCGCCCTGGGCCTGCTTCCGCTGAGCCTGCAATCCTGGCAGGGTCTTCGCATTGGCAGAGTCGATCTGCTTGTCCAAAGCGGCTTCGCGGGCCTGCAGATCGCTTATCTGCTTTTCGACATTGGCCTCGGTCGCCTGCATCCGCTGTTGCTCAGTCCCCGCATCGCTGGGCGCGGCACCAGGCGCAGTTCCCTGATGGGCCTGATACCCGGCCATCAACGTGGCTTCCGCCTTCGCCGATTGGAAGGCATACCCAGCTACCTGTGACGAAAGCGCGACAGCCTGGTCGCGATAGACGATATCGTTGGGTTCGCCAGCCTTTTGGATAGGCTGCATAGAAGCCCGGTAAAACTGGATGACCGTGTTCAGATGGGCCAGGATATCGCGGCTTCTGGCAGCCGGATCGAAGCTGGCACTCGCAACCTGTTGACCATGAGCGACATACAGCGTAGCAGCCGAACCTGCCAGCAGGGTGGCAGCAAAAACACTTAGCAGAACAACTTTTCTGGATGGCCGGGCACTTCGCTTTTGCATTCGTGTGGCGCGCTTCCTCTTCGAATTAACCTGAAACATGTCACCTCATGTCGCCTCTTTGACGACATATGTGAGATGCGAAAATCACAGCCCTAATTGTGTCATTCGCTTCAGCGTTCCACAGAGTTTTCTCATTTTTAACAACCCAAAAGCTGTTCGGCCAAAGCGAGGCTCATTTCTCCAAGCGAAATACATCATAATGTTATAATGACGTCATGATTGATTCGATAGCAGACGCACATCACCCTCTTTATGCGCGCATCGAATCGGTTCTTGCGTCGGATATAGCCGCAGGGGCGCTGCTACCGGGCAGCCAGCTTCCTACCGAAGATAGCCTGATCGCACGATTCGAAGTAAGCCGCATTACCGTGCGCAAGGCGATTCAGAATCTGGTGAGCCGAGGCCTTGTCGAGATTCGTCGCGGAAAAGGAACCTTCGTCGTTCAACCCAAGATCACGCAGGAGTTGACCGAACTAAGCGGCTTCGTCGAAGACATGCAGGCAGCAGGACGAAACCCTACCGCTCGCGTGGTCGATCAACAGACTGTTGCTGCCACCGAGGCTGTTGCCAGGCATCTCGCTCTGACCACAGGCATGCTGGTTGTTAGAATTCAGCGCGTGCGCCTGGCCGATGGAGTAGCCATGTCGTTTGACGAAACCTACCTGCCGCTCGAAATAGGCAAGAAGATCATCACCAACGATCTGGAACTCGAACCGATCTTCTCGCTGCTTGAGGCGAAGTACAATATTCCTCTCATAGAGGCGGAGTATAAGCTCGAAGCCATTGCGGCCGAACCCCACGTAGCCCAGGCCCTACAGGTAGCTGGCGGCAGCCCGATCTTTATGATCGAGCGCACCTCCTACACCAGGGGAGGGCAGCCCATCGACTACGAGAGACTGCACTACCGAGGCGACCTGATCCGGTTTGTCACTCGGCTGGCCCGTAATCCATCCAAATGAACTCTTCTGCTACCCCGCAAAGACCCTCGTTCAGAGAGGCACTCGGCTTCTGGTCCAGGCTGGGGTGGATCAGCTTTGGCGGCACCGCCGCGCATATCGCCATCATGCATGGCTACCTCGTAGAGAAGAAGAAGTGGATCAGCAACGGAAGATTTCTGCATGCCCTGAGCCATTGCATGATCCTGCCCGGACCTGAAGCGCAGCAACTGGCAATCTATATCGGCTGGAAGCTCCATGGGAAGAAGGGCGGTCTGGCGGCAGGCACTCTCTTTGTCCTGCCCTCCATGTTCGTGCTGCTCGCACTGAGCCTGATCTATGTTCTATTCGGCAATCTTCCGTGGATTGCCGCCATGTTCAACGGACTAAAACCAGCCGTCATCGCGCTGGTCCTTCTTGCACTGCTCAAAATAGCAGGCAGGGCTTTGCGAGGACCCGTGCATTACGTTGTAGCAGCCGCTGCCTTTATCGGCATGTTCTTCTTCAACGTGTCGCTGCCGCTGATCATGCTGGGAGCTGTCGTTCTGGGCGTCCTGCTCGGCCACCTGCGCCCTTCCCTCTTTCACCATCAGAACTCGCTGGAGACGGACGAAGACGAACACGAGTATTTCATCAATAAATATTCGAAGAGCAGCGAAACAGATTTCAGCAGCAAGTCTCTCGTCAAACTAGTCGCAACCGCCTTGCTCCTATGGCTGGTTCCCTTCGTGTTGTTCTATTTCTTTGTCGACGACTTTCACTTCTGGAGAGGGCTGGCCTTCTTTTTCACGAAGACGGCCTTCGTGACGATTGGCGGCTCTTACACTGTCATTCCCTACGTGGCACAGATCAGCGTGGTGAAGCTGCACTGGCTGAGCAAACTCCAGATGATGGATGGCTTTGCCCTGGCTGAGACGACTCCAGGCCCCTTGATTATCGTGGTGGCTTTCGTCGGCTTTATGGCTGGCTACAATCACTTCCACGGCTCTCTCTGGATGGGAATCCTAGGACTGTTAGCTACCACGTTCTACACCTTTCTTCCCTGCTTCCTCTTTGTCTTCGCAGGCGCGCCGATCGTAGAACGCACACAAGGCAAGCCCGCGGTGGAGGGCGTTCTAAGCCTCATCACCGCTGTTGTAGTGGGCGCCATTCTCGACCTGACACTGTTTCTCGGGAAGGGTGTTGTCTTTCCCTCGGGCACGATGGCGCTACGAAGCATCGACATCGTCTCGGTAGCCTGGATCATTACATCTCTGCTGTTATTGAAGAAGTTCAGGCTGAACGTGGTCTACCTGATTCTCTTGAGCGTTGCCTTCGGAGCGGGACGGTATCTGATCATGCTGCACATGCGATGAACGAGCGACTTCAAAATGAACATCTTTGATAGAGGCTATTCAGGTACGGAAGTAGATTAAAGCCGCGTCCAAAGTCCTGTCTTTGCCTTTCTTTTTGTCATTCCGAGCGTAGCGAGCGAATCTGCTTCCTCCCGTTCTTCGTTCGTATCACCGCGAAACGCGTGAGTTGAAACTGGGATCTGCTTGAACGCATAACGTTTGTGGCAATGCTAGCGAAAAACGGGAGACAGCAGATTCGCTCGCTACGCTCGGAATGACAACAAGAAAGGCAAAGGCAACTGCACCGACGATCCATTGGCAAATCGGGCTTTCCCACCCTAAAATGCAAACTTCGCCGCAAGCTGAACCAACCGTGGAGCAGCCGCACTCACAATCTTCCCGAAGT encodes:
- the chrA gene encoding chromate efflux transporter, which produces MNSSATPQRPSFREALGFWSRLGWISFGGTAAHIAIMHGYLVEKKKWISNGRFLHALSHCMILPGPEAQQLAIYIGWKLHGKKGGLAAGTLFVLPSMFVLLALSLIYVLFGNLPWIAAMFNGLKPAVIALVLLALLKIAGRALRGPVHYVVAAAAFIGMFFFNVSLPLIMLGAVVLGVLLGHLRPSLFHHQNSLETDEDEHEYFINKYSKSSETDFSSKSLVKLVATALLLWLVPFVLFYFFVDDFHFWRGLAFFFTKTAFVTIGGSYTVIPYVAQISVVKLHWLSKLQMMDGFALAETTPGPLIIVVAFVGFMAGYNHFHGSLWMGILGLLATTFYTFLPCFLFVFAGAPIVERTQGKPAVEGVLSLITAVVVGAILDLTLFLGKGVVFPSGTMALRSIDIVSVAWIITSLLLLKKFRLNVVYLILLSVAFGAGRYLIMLHMR